One segment of Halorubellus sp. JP-L1 DNA contains the following:
- a CDS encoding DUF5658 family protein has product MSLVDTTEPGGDRAVRPTARQGIAAVAATSTLDAVSTVVGLSLAPVLVERNPVARALFERIGVVATVVLVSALAVGIVVATTEGAVRIVRSRSQFRATVRRVAALRAVGYGTPSVVSLVVATNNFALLASHATVPL; this is encoded by the coding sequence GTGAGTCTCGTCGATACTACGGAGCCCGGCGGGGATCGAGCGGTTCGGCCTACTGCCCGGCAGGGCATCGCGGCGGTCGCGGCGACGTCGACGCTCGACGCGGTGTCGACCGTCGTCGGACTCTCGCTCGCGCCGGTCCTCGTGGAACGGAATCCGGTCGCTCGGGCGCTGTTCGAACGGATCGGCGTGGTCGCGACGGTCGTCCTCGTCTCGGCGCTCGCCGTCGGGATCGTGGTCGCAACCACCGAGGGTGCCGTCCGTATCGTGCGGTCTCGGTCGCAGTTCCGTGCGACGGTGCGTCGCGTCGCGGCCCTGCGCGCCGTCGGCTACGGGACGCCGTCCGTCGTGTCGCTCGTCGTCGCGACGAACAACTTCGCTTTACTCGCGTCGCACGCGACCGTTCCACTCTGA
- a CDS encoding cobyric acid synthase, which translates to MTETILVAGTASHVGKSTVVAGLCRRLANRGVDVAPFKAQNMSNNAHVAVTPAGVWGEIGVSQHAQARAARVPPSTDHNPVLLKPRGDGESQVVVDGDPIGHFAAGEYYDEHWTTAREAAQRAHDRLADAHDVVVAEGAGSIAEINLHDRDLANVETARFADASVVVVGDVERGGVFASLYGTLELMPEDVRDRVVGLVVSKFRGDRSILDPGIEELEARTGVPVLGVLPHDDPGLPEEDSLGIPDDDGDEPFPVDGEHDGVQASQTVTVGVVRLPRVSNVTDFEPLAATPGVRVAYLDPETAADGGLDAVDALALPGTKNTVDDLAALRDAGFEDALAAFDGPVLGVCGGYQMLGERIANATVEGTDAPNELPGFGRLPVETRFSTSKRVDSVTVPFDGGGFLHPDSRSRTDAHPTASGYEIHMGTTTVEDDVPRPLGPASAATDSTVGTYLHGLFENDAVREAFVTAVYDHAGRPRPEQDDRRHHDPFDDAADLVAPLDPLAADADWLPDITESPRGPR; encoded by the coding sequence ATGACGGAGACGATACTCGTCGCGGGGACCGCGAGTCACGTCGGGAAGAGCACGGTCGTCGCCGGTCTCTGCCGGCGGCTCGCGAACCGCGGCGTCGACGTCGCGCCGTTCAAGGCCCAGAACATGAGCAACAACGCCCACGTCGCAGTGACGCCGGCGGGCGTCTGGGGCGAGATCGGCGTCAGCCAGCACGCGCAGGCACGTGCCGCCCGCGTCCCGCCGTCGACCGACCACAACCCGGTCCTCCTGAAGCCGCGCGGCGACGGCGAGAGCCAGGTCGTCGTCGACGGCGACCCAATCGGGCACTTCGCTGCCGGCGAGTACTACGACGAGCACTGGACGACCGCCCGGGAGGCCGCCCAGCGCGCACACGACCGCCTCGCTGACGCCCACGACGTCGTCGTCGCAGAGGGCGCGGGGAGCATCGCGGAGATCAACCTCCACGACCGCGACCTCGCGAACGTCGAGACCGCGCGCTTCGCTGACGCCTCGGTCGTCGTCGTCGGCGACGTCGAACGCGGCGGCGTGTTCGCGAGTCTCTACGGCACGCTCGAACTGATGCCCGAGGACGTCCGCGACCGCGTCGTCGGCCTCGTCGTCTCGAAGTTCCGCGGCGACCGGTCGATCCTCGACCCCGGCATCGAGGAACTGGAGGCGCGGACGGGCGTCCCCGTCCTCGGCGTCCTCCCCCACGACGACCCGGGACTCCCCGAGGAGGACAGCCTCGGCATCCCCGACGACGACGGCGACGAACCGTTCCCGGTCGACGGGGAACACGACGGCGTCCAGGCGTCCCAGACCGTGACCGTCGGCGTCGTCCGACTCCCACGGGTCTCGAACGTCACCGACTTCGAGCCGCTCGCGGCGACGCCCGGCGTCCGCGTCGCGTACCTCGATCCCGAGACCGCCGCCGACGGTGGCCTCGACGCCGTCGACGCGCTCGCCCTCCCCGGGACGAAGAACACCGTCGACGACCTCGCCGCGCTCCGCGACGCCGGATTCGAGGACGCACTCGCCGCGTTCGACGGCCCCGTCCTCGGCGTCTGCGGCGGCTACCAGATGCTCGGCGAACGCATCGCGAACGCCACCGTCGAGGGCACCGACGCGCCGAACGAACTCCCCGGGTTCGGGAGGCTCCCCGTCGAGACGCGGTTCTCCACGAGCAAGCGCGTCGACTCCGTCACGGTTCCCTTCGACGGCGGCGGCTTCCTCCACCCCGACTCCCGATCCAGGACGGACGCCCACCCTACCGCGTCCGGCTACGAGATACACATGGGTACCACGACCGTCGAAGACGACGTCCCACGACCGCTCGGGCCGGCGAGCGCCGCGACCGACTCCACGGTCGGCACCTACCTCCACGGACTCTTCGAGAACGACGCCGTCCGCGAAGCCTTCGTCACCGCAGTCTACGACCACGCCGGCCGGCCTCGACCCGAGCAGGATGACCGCCGCCACCACGACCCGTTCGACGACGCCGCCGACCTCGTCGCCCCACTCGATCCGCTCGCAGCCGACGCCGACTGGCTCCCCGATATCACCGAGTCGCCCAGGGGTCCCCGGTGA
- a CDS encoding cytochrome bc complex cytochrome b subunit — translation MTADADSTESAASSESAEHAADGTGTDSIDGGDLRADGTGVVAPDDETPTWRERKTRTQGLSRLTYEYFERSRREDQDLRQESDYVERDVLAFPAWPHEMIRNLSLAAFFAGTILFLAATLPPHIGPPANGNDTPAVILPDWYLYWSFGLLKLGPLNPELSLLGGSKLLADRTYGVVANIVVVGIIAIVPFLNKGSARRPVEQPFWAAVGMAGVTFAFTMSVYSIKNLISGLLDPSFLFDVTFLLPPIVGTIAYAVLRSMQEGYMYDLNRRYYRLRPPK, via the coding sequence ATGACAGCAGATGCAGACAGTACCGAGAGCGCAGCTAGCTCCGAAAGTGCCGAACACGCCGCCGACGGAACGGGCACAGACAGTATCGACGGTGGCGATCTCCGGGCTGACGGTACCGGCGTCGTCGCGCCCGACGACGAGACGCCGACGTGGCGAGAGCGCAAGACTCGGACGCAGGGCCTCTCTCGGTTGACGTACGAGTACTTCGAGCGCTCGAGGCGCGAGGATCAGGACCTCCGTCAGGAGTCCGACTACGTCGAACGGGACGTGCTCGCGTTCCCGGCGTGGCCCCACGAGATGATCCGAAACCTCTCGCTGGCCGCGTTCTTCGCCGGGACGATCCTCTTCCTCGCTGCGACGCTCCCGCCGCACATCGGGCCGCCGGCGAACGGGAACGACACGCCCGCGGTCATACTCCCGGACTGGTACCTCTACTGGTCGTTTGGCCTGCTGAAGCTCGGGCCGCTGAACCCCGAGCTGTCGCTGCTGGGCGGGTCGAAACTGTTGGCCGATCGAACGTACGGCGTCGTCGCGAACATCGTCGTCGTCGGCATCATCGCGATCGTCCCATTCCTGAACAAGGGGAGTGCGCGACGGCCCGTCGAGCAGCCGTTCTGGGCCGCAGTCGGGATGGCCGGCGTGACGTTCGCGTTCACGATGAGCGTATACTCCATCAAGAACCTCATCAGTGGCCTGCTCGATCCGAGTTTCCTCTTCGACGTGACGTTCCTCCTCCCGCCCATCGTCGGCACCATCGCCTACGCCGTCCTCCGATCGATGCAGGAGGGATACATGTACGACCTGAACCGGCGGTACTATCGGCTCCGGCCGCCGAAGTGA
- a CDS encoding AAA family ATPase codes for MPSDDMSVPEAAEYAGDVIDRIAAAVITDRAFLETVLTGVLARGHVLLEDVPGTGKTLTAQGAAHALGLSFNRVQFTPDLLPSDITGSHVYNEHTQEFQFNEGPIFANVVLADEINRAPPKTQAALLEAMDEKQVSVDGETRELPDPFFVIATQNPVEQEGTFELPEAQRDRFVVKTSMGYPDRAGELELVDRRANRFSQMPTIEAAVDEAQVRSLQAVPERVHVDGDVREYLVDVARATRDDDRAEIGVSPRGIQRFFEAARARAVIAGRDYVTPDDVKFVADPVMRHRIVLTPEANIQGATKEDVVDAALASVDVPNVTGA; via the coding sequence ATGCCATCGGACGACATGTCGGTCCCCGAAGCCGCCGAGTACGCCGGAGACGTCATCGACCGCATCGCCGCGGCCGTCATCACCGACCGCGCGTTCCTCGAAACCGTCCTCACGGGCGTCCTCGCACGCGGCCACGTCCTCCTCGAGGACGTCCCCGGGACCGGCAAGACCCTCACCGCGCAGGGGGCCGCGCACGCCCTCGGGCTCTCCTTCAACCGCGTCCAGTTCACGCCAGACCTCCTCCCGAGCGACATCACGGGGTCGCACGTCTACAACGAACACACCCAGGAGTTCCAGTTCAACGAAGGCCCGATCTTCGCGAACGTCGTCCTCGCGGACGAGATCAACCGCGCCCCGCCGAAGACCCAGGCCGCGCTCCTCGAGGCGATGGACGAGAAGCAGGTGAGCGTCGACGGCGAGACCCGAGAGCTCCCCGACCCGTTCTTCGTCATCGCGACGCAGAACCCCGTTGAGCAGGAGGGGACGTTCGAGCTCCCGGAAGCCCAGCGCGACCGGTTCGTCGTCAAGACCTCCATGGGGTACCCCGACCGCGCCGGCGAACTGGAACTCGTGGACCGACGCGCGAACCGCTTCTCGCAGATGCCGACGATCGAAGCCGCCGTCGACGAGGCACAGGTCCGCTCGCTCCAGGCCGTCCCAGAGCGCGTCCACGTCGACGGCGACGTCCGCGAGTACCTCGTCGACGTCGCGCGCGCAACCCGCGACGACGACCGCGCCGAGATCGGCGTCTCCCCGCGCGGCATCCAGCGGTTCTTCGAGGCCGCACGCGCCCGCGCCGTCATCGCCGGCCGCGACTACGTCACCCCGGACGACGTCAAGTTCGTCGCCGACCCCGTCATGCGCCACCGCATCGTCCTCACGCCCGAAGCCAACATCCAGGGTGCGACGAAGGAAGACGTCGTCGACGCCGCACTCGCGAGCGTCGACGTCCCGAACGTCACGGGCGCGTAG
- a CDS encoding DUF726 domain-containing protein — protein MRRRTFLTGAAATTTAVAGTGIASAGGDGNDELDAPTDYPGVSTRDHFEINWYGAVERVEGTYSYDSRGDWETYDDGDELMLFVHGWRTEDDDDGDIDGAYTAEEALVEQGYDPTGAVYTWDADKGGGVDDGWYEAQEIAAENGPKLANFLLDWQAEDGRPVRVVAHSLGAQVVCEAAKNLSAWGHSDVVESLVLVGGAADNEALAVDGEYGPGLADAAETVLNCYKTDDSVLEWAYSLGELNAAVGETGVDGTPPANMTEVDVTDVVPDHYSYPELKADGGCMDVVVEHW, from the coding sequence ATGCGTCGACGTACCTTCCTCACGGGCGCAGCAGCGACGACCACGGCCGTCGCGGGCACGGGCATCGCCAGTGCCGGCGGCGACGGCAACGACGAACTGGACGCCCCAACGGACTACCCCGGCGTCTCCACCCGCGACCACTTCGAGATCAACTGGTACGGCGCCGTCGAACGCGTCGAAGGCACCTACAGCTACGACTCCCGCGGCGACTGGGAGACGTACGACGACGGCGACGAACTAATGCTGTTCGTCCACGGTTGGCGGACCGAGGACGACGACGACGGCGACATCGACGGCGCGTACACCGCCGAGGAGGCGCTCGTCGAGCAAGGGTACGACCCGACCGGTGCCGTCTACACGTGGGACGCGGACAAGGGCGGAGGCGTCGACGACGGCTGGTACGAGGCCCAGGAGATCGCCGCCGAAAACGGCCCGAAGCTCGCGAACTTCCTCCTCGACTGGCAGGCAGAGGACGGCCGCCCCGTCCGCGTCGTCGCGCACTCCCTCGGCGCACAGGTCGTCTGCGAGGCCGCCAAGAACCTGAGCGCGTGGGGGCACAGTGACGTCGTCGAGAGCCTCGTGCTCGTCGGCGGCGCAGCCGACAACGAGGCCCTCGCCGTCGACGGCGAGTATGGCCCCGGTCTCGCCGACGCCGCCGAGACCGTCCTCAATTGCTACAAGACCGACGACAGCGTCCTCGAGTGGGCGTACTCGCTCGGCGAACTCAACGCCGCCGTCGGCGAGACCGGCGTCGACGGCACCCCGCCCGCGAACATGACCGAGGTCGACGTCACCGACGTCGTCCCCGACCACTACTCCTATCCCGAACTGAAGGCCGACGGCGGCTGCATGGACGTCGTCGTCGAGCACTGGTAG
- a CDS encoding phosphoribosyltransferase produces the protein MDGPPFRDRTDAGDRLAADLLARGVEADVVLAIPRGGLPLGRAVADALDAPLDVVVAKKIGAPGNPEYAIGAVASDGSVWRNEHALGSGTVDETYFERERDRVAEQAREKASRYRDGDVEPDVAGKRVVLVDDGVATGSTVRACLRQLANGGATRVVLAIPVGPPDTVDALAEHADDVVCLERPRRFQAVGQFYDRFAQVTDEEALTYLDAGH, from the coding sequence ATGGACGGCCCTCCATTCCGCGATCGAACCGACGCCGGCGACCGACTCGCCGCCGATCTCCTCGCCCGAGGCGTCGAGGCAGACGTCGTCCTCGCCATCCCCCGCGGCGGCCTCCCCCTCGGTCGCGCCGTCGCGGACGCGCTCGACGCGCCGCTCGACGTCGTCGTCGCGAAGAAGATCGGCGCACCGGGCAACCCCGAGTACGCCATCGGCGCGGTCGCCAGCGACGGGAGCGTCTGGCGGAACGAGCACGCACTCGGCTCCGGGACCGTGGACGAAACGTACTTCGAACGCGAACGAGACCGCGTGGCAGAACAGGCCCGCGAGAAGGCCTCACGTTACCGGGACGGCGACGTTGAACCGGACGTCGCGGGCAAGCGCGTCGTCCTCGTCGACGACGGCGTCGCAACCGGGTCGACGGTTCGCGCCTGCCTCCGGCAACTCGCGAACGGCGGCGCTACGCGCGTCGTCCTCGCCATCCCGGTTGGGCCGCCCGACACCGTCGACGCGCTCGCCGAGCACGCCGACGACGTCGTCTGCCTCGAACGCCCACGACGGTTCCAGGCCGTCGGCCAGTTCTACGACCGCTTCGCGCAAGTCACCGACGAGGAAGCACTGACGTATCTCGACGCCGGTCACTGA
- the glmS gene encoding glutamine--fructose-6-phosphate transaminase (isomerizing), protein MCGITARVGTEDASESLVCSLENLEYRGYDSAGIAVKNGTGLKIQKREGEVSELKAAMAGSGIVGDVGIGHTRWSTHGPPTNENAHPHVDCSGRVAVVHNGIVENHAELRRDLEARGHTFRSDTDTEVVPHLVEERLDAGDDSETAFRAAIDELEGSYALAMLHEDADTVFATRTGSPLVLGIGEDANYLASDVPAFLEFTSRVVYLEDGDVAVLSADDYRITDADGFEVSRPVEAVDWAAEDAGKGEYDHYMLKEIHEQPTSLRQTIQGRLDGDDVVLSEFPAGSFSEVSRVHFVACGTSYHAGLYGESLFADWDVDAQTFLASEYAAHPPAVPEDTLVVGITQSGETADTLAALEAAADAGARTLALTNVVGSTAARECDDALFIRAGPEIGVAATKTFSSQVATLVCLGERIARDVTGSPTPDHAARLDALADLPEHVEAVLESSTAADVAARHAHESGHFFIGRGSAYAVALEAALKFKEITYEHAEGFAAGELKHGPLALVTADTPVFAICNGNNEAKLASNVREVQTRGGPVVGVCPRTSDALADAADEVLTVPATHPDLVAILANVQLQLVAYHAANDLGRPIDKPRNLAKSVTVE, encoded by the coding sequence ATGTGTGGAATCACCGCCAGAGTCGGGACCGAGGACGCCTCGGAATCGCTCGTCTGTAGTCTCGAGAACCTCGAGTACCGCGGGTACGACTCGGCCGGCATCGCCGTCAAGAACGGCACCGGCCTGAAGATACAGAAGCGCGAGGGCGAAGTCTCGGAACTCAAGGCCGCGATGGCCGGGAGCGGCATCGTCGGCGACGTCGGTATCGGGCACACGCGCTGGAGCACGCACGGCCCGCCGACGAACGAGAACGCGCACCCGCACGTCGACTGCTCCGGGCGAGTCGCGGTCGTCCACAACGGCATCGTCGAGAACCACGCCGAGCTGCGTCGCGACCTCGAGGCGCGCGGGCACACGTTCCGGAGCGACACCGACACCGAGGTCGTCCCGCACCTCGTCGAGGAGCGACTCGACGCCGGCGACGACTCCGAGACCGCGTTCCGCGCCGCGATCGACGAACTCGAGGGGAGTTACGCGCTCGCGATGCTCCACGAGGACGCCGACACCGTGTTCGCGACGCGGACCGGGTCGCCGCTCGTCCTCGGCATCGGCGAGGACGCGAACTACCTCGCGAGCGACGTGCCCGCGTTCCTCGAGTTCACGAGCCGCGTCGTCTACCTGGAGGACGGCGACGTCGCCGTCCTCTCGGCGGACGACTACCGCATCACGGACGCCGACGGCTTCGAGGTCTCTCGACCCGTCGAGGCCGTCGACTGGGCGGCCGAGGACGCCGGGAAGGGCGAGTACGACCACTACATGCTGAAGGAGATCCACGAACAGCCGACGTCGCTCCGGCAGACCATCCAGGGACGGCTCGACGGCGACGACGTCGTCCTCTCGGAGTTCCCCGCGGGGTCGTTCTCGGAAGTTTCGCGCGTGCACTTCGTCGCGTGCGGGACGTCCTATCACGCGGGCCTGTACGGCGAGAGCCTGTTCGCGGACTGGGACGTGGACGCGCAGACGTTCCTCGCGAGCGAGTACGCCGCCCACCCGCCCGCGGTCCCCGAGGACACGCTCGTCGTCGGCATCACGCAGAGCGGCGAAACAGCGGACACGCTCGCAGCGCTGGAGGCGGCCGCGGACGCGGGCGCTCGAACGCTCGCCCTCACGAACGTCGTCGGGTCGACCGCGGCCCGCGAGTGCGACGACGCGCTGTTCATCCGGGCCGGCCCGGAGATCGGGGTCGCGGCGACGAAGACGTTCTCCTCGCAGGTCGCGACGCTCGTCTGCCTCGGCGAACGCATCGCGCGGGACGTCACGGGGTCGCCGACGCCCGACCACGCCGCGCGACTGGACGCGCTCGCGGACCTCCCCGAGCACGTCGAGGCGGTCCTCGAGTCCTCGACGGCCGCGGACGTCGCCGCCCGGCACGCGCACGAGTCCGGACACTTCTTCATCGGTCGCGGGAGCGCGTACGCGGTCGCGCTCGAGGCGGCGCTGAAGTTCAAGGAGATCACGTACGAGCACGCCGAGGGGTTCGCGGCGGGCGAACTCAAGCACGGCCCGCTCGCGCTCGTCACCGCCGACACGCCCGTGTTCGCGATCTGTAACGGGAACAACGAGGCGAAACTCGCGAGCAACGTCCGCGAGGTCCAGACGCGCGGCGGCCCCGTCGTCGGCGTCTGTCCGCGCACCAGCGACGCGCTCGCGGACGCCGCCGACGAGGTCCTGACCGTGCCCGCGACGCACCCGGACCTGGTCGCCATCCTCGCGAACGTCCAGCTCCAGCTCGTCGCGTACCACGCCGCGAACGACCTCGGCCGCCCCATCGACAAACCGCGGAACCTCGCGAAGAGCGTCACCGTCGAGTGA
- a CDS encoding ABC transporter ATP-binding protein, translating into MSTGPQDSRDRPLAIETRSLAKTYGDVDAVTDLDLAIPSGVVYGFLGPNGSGKTTTMRMLTTLTRPSSGEAFVAGDSVADREAVIEHVGYLPESPPVFEELTARENLRYVAALHDIPRRDADEKIESYLDRFGLADAADRRVEGYSKGMRQKLGLVQAIVHDPDVIFLDEPTSGLDPRAARTVKDLVAELADRDVTIFLSTHILSVVDELADRVGVLHDGGLVAEGSPDELKARAERTESSTLEDAFLQLTADHDEELTDAEDEVMA; encoded by the coding sequence ATGTCCACAGGTCCCCAGGATTCCCGCGACCGCCCGCTCGCCATCGAGACGCGATCGCTGGCGAAGACGTACGGCGACGTCGACGCCGTCACCGACCTCGACCTCGCCATCCCCAGCGGCGTCGTCTACGGGTTCCTCGGCCCGAACGGCTCCGGGAAGACTACGACGATGCGGATGCTCACCACGCTCACCCGTCCCTCCTCGGGCGAAGCGTTCGTCGCGGGTGACTCGGTCGCCGACCGCGAGGCCGTCATCGAGCACGTCGGCTACCTCCCCGAGAGCCCGCCCGTCTTCGAGGAACTTACCGCTCGCGAGAACCTCCGGTACGTCGCCGCCCTCCACGACATCCCGCGACGCGACGCCGACGAGAAGATCGAGTCGTACCTCGACCGGTTCGGGCTCGCCGACGCCGCCGACCGCCGCGTCGAGGGCTACTCGAAGGGCATGCGGCAGAAACTCGGCCTCGTTCAGGCGATCGTTCACGACCCCGACGTCATCTTCCTCGACGAACCCACGAGCGGGCTCGACCCCCGAGCGGCACGCACCGTCAAGGACCTCGTTGCGGAACTCGCCGACCGCGACGTCACCATCTTCCTCTCGACGCACATCCTGAGCGTCGTCGACGAACTCGCGGACCGCGTCGGCGTCCTCCACGACGGCGGACTCGTCGCCGAAGGGTCGCCAGACGAACTGAAGGCGCGCGCCGAACGCACCGAATCCAGCACGCTCGAGGACGCGTTCCTCCAGCTCACCGCGGACCACGACGAGGAACTGACCGACGCCGAGGACGAGGTGATGGCGTGA
- a CDS encoding phosphopantetheine adenylyltransferase, with protein sequence MDDDERIAVLGGTFTPIHNGHRALLHEAFQTASHVGDGDGHVVVGLTSTDLAERTRSDPSHVELLGPYDARRDALDTELDRIAAAYTASYEILRLEDTAGPAATRDDVDALVASPEAKSQRRAYEINQQRTAEGKRPLEIHTPPFIVAEDGTRISSTRVRNGEIDVHGRLLDDADGS encoded by the coding sequence ATGGACGACGACGAACGCATCGCGGTCCTCGGCGGCACATTCACGCCCATCCACAACGGCCACCGCGCACTCCTCCACGAGGCGTTCCAGACCGCCAGCCACGTCGGCGACGGCGACGGCCACGTCGTCGTCGGCCTCACCTCGACCGACCTCGCCGAACGCACGCGAAGCGACCCATCGCACGTCGAACTTCTCGGTCCCTACGACGCCAGACGGGACGCACTCGACACCGAACTCGATCGGATCGCCGCCGCCTACACCGCCTCCTACGAGATCCTTCGACTCGAGGACACCGCAGGTCCGGCCGCGACCCGCGACGACGTCGACGCGCTCGTCGCCTCGCCCGAAGCGAAGTCCCAACGTCGCGCGTACGAGATCAACCAGCAACGCACCGCCGAGGGGAAACGACCGCTCGAGATCCACACGCCGCCGTTCATCGTCGCCGAGGACGGCACCCGCATCTCGAGCACGCGCGTCCGCAACGGCGAGATCGACGTCCACGGCCGCCTCCTCGACGACGCCGACGGTTCCTGA
- a CDS encoding universal stress protein, with protein sequence MYDSILLPVTTDTSETAVCYHVGELATALGADVTVLSVADTRRDSVTLVDGAVVDALEAEAREAVDVAVDVLQSLGLDPRTDVVQGTPAATIVDYADRYDYDLVGMPTHGRSGLERYLLGSVTEKVVRLSPVPVLTARARADEELTFPYEDLLVPVDGSESAEHAAEHAAALAATVDATVHVLSVVDTGGLGPDVRSVLASNRTREHAEALVDDVASTITDLGVADVVTHVTDGRPATAIASHVDDHDVHAIVMGTTGRRGADRVLLGSVAEKTVRTAPVPVLTVRQRSE encoded by the coding sequence ATGTACGACTCGATACTCCTCCCCGTCACGACGGACACGAGCGAGACCGCCGTCTGCTACCACGTTGGAGAACTGGCGACGGCGCTCGGCGCGGACGTCACCGTGCTCTCCGTCGCCGACACTCGCCGCGACAGCGTCACGCTCGTCGACGGCGCCGTCGTGGACGCGCTCGAGGCGGAAGCCCGCGAAGCCGTCGACGTCGCCGTCGACGTCCTCCAGTCGCTCGGCCTCGACCCACGGACGGACGTCGTCCAGGGGACGCCCGCGGCGACGATCGTCGACTACGCCGACCGCTACGACTACGACCTCGTCGGGATGCCGACCCACGGCCGATCGGGTCTCGAGCGGTACCTCCTCGGGAGCGTCACCGAGAAGGTCGTCCGACTGTCGCCGGTCCCCGTCCTCACGGCGCGAGCTCGCGCCGACGAGGAACTCACGTTCCCCTACGAGGACCTACTGGTGCCCGTCGACGGGAGCGAGAGCGCAGAACACGCCGCCGAGCACGCCGCTGCGCTCGCCGCCACGGTCGACGCGACCGTGCACGTCCTCTCCGTCGTCGACACGGGAGGCCTCGGTCCGGACGTGCGGTCGGTGCTCGCTTCGAACCGAACGCGCGAACACGCAGAAGCCCTCGTCGACGACGTCGCGTCGACCATCACCGACCTGGGCGTCGCGGACGTCGTCACGCACGTCACCGACGGCCGGCCCGCGACGGCGATCGCGTCCCACGTCGACGACCACGACGTGCACGCGATCGTGATGGGGACGACCGGCCGTCGCGGCGCCGACCGCGTCCTCCTCGGGAGCGTCGCCGAGAAGACCGTCCGGACCGCCCCCGTCCCCGTCCTCACGGTCCGCCAGCGCTCCGAGTGA
- a CDS encoding ParA family protein, which yields MITYTTYSEAGGVGKTTTAANLAAAHAERGQRVLVVDLDPQEGSLSYVFDVADDRSDGSADNIVRHLIGRPKGEFTDLIRTDTGEAGVDVLPAHNMLANLTQNMMKAAEIEEDMHVEDDYEWPRNEQLLRLLKENDVPEEYDVVICDPQATEGDALYNAIFATRSVLLPVELSGKGALSIDGLTDLAEGLEAEVGIDVGVLGIVPVAYKATNTQKEHLAELEASPFDVPAVFGERSSLMQEMWESQATAFRVLDEGWKEGEKGRRRGYDREQDTLDQYRDLARHVEAEFQ from the coding sequence ATGATTACGTACACGACGTACAGCGAGGCCGGTGGGGTGGGGAAGACGACGACGGCGGCGAATTTGGCGGCTGCGCACGCCGAACGCGGGCAGCGCGTGCTCGTGGTGGACCTCGACCCCCAGGAGGGATCGCTGAGTTACGTGTTCGACGTGGCCGACGACCGCTCGGACGGGAGCGCGGACAACATCGTCCGACACCTCATCGGACGACCAAAGGGCGAGTTCACGGACCTCATTCGGACCGATACGGGCGAGGCGGGCGTGGACGTCCTTCCCGCGCACAACATGCTCGCGAACCTCACGCAGAACATGATGAAGGCCGCGGAGATCGAGGAGGACATGCACGTCGAGGACGACTACGAGTGGCCGCGGAACGAGCAGCTCCTCCGATTGCTGAAGGAGAACGACGTGCCCGAAGAGTACGACGTCGTCATCTGCGACCCGCAGGCGACCGAGGGCGACGCCCTGTACAACGCTATCTTCGCGACGCGGAGCGTCCTCCTGCCCGTGGAGCTCTCCGGGAAGGGCGCACTCTCGATCGACGGGCTCACGGACCTCGCCGAGGGGCTGGAGGCCGAAGTCGGGATCGACGTCGGCGTGCTCGGCATCGTCCCGGTGGCGTACAAGGCGACGAACACGCAGAAGGAGCACCTCGCGGAGCTGGAGGCGTCGCCGTTCGACGTCCCGGCAGTGTTCGGCGAGCGGTCGAGTCTGATGCAGGAGATGTGGGAGTCCCAGGCGACCGCGTTCCGCGTCCTCGACGAGGGATGGAAGGAGGGAGAGAAGGGTCGGCGTCGCGGGTACGACCGCGAGCAGGACACGCTCGACCAGTATCGTGACCTGGCGCGCCACGTGGAGGCCGAGTTCCAATGA